The proteins below come from a single Hippocampus zosterae strain Florida chromosome 5, ASM2543408v3, whole genome shotgun sequence genomic window:
- the pitpnc1b gene encoding cytoplasmic phosphatidylinositol transfer protein 1b: MLVKEYRICMPLTVDEYRIGQLYMISKHSCEQSESGEGVEVVRNEADTHPQHGPGQVTEKRIYLSSKLPAWAKAFAPRFFYVTEKAWNFYPYTITEYSLSFLPKFSVRIETRFENNNGSNDNIFGTPTPAEHVSFLDILSDPIPEKHYKESEDLSRWQSRKTQRGPLEEGWRKDHQPIMCSYKKVHCSFEVYGLQTKTEDFIHKNIRDILLIGHRQAVAWVDEWHGLSLEEVRQYEKMMQQKTNIKVKQSTGAPNSSAPVYSRSMSVTDERTLKKMGASEPSGGSAVPQGPVRLNSSSE; encoded by the exons atgttggtgaagGAGTACCGCATATGCATGCCGCTCACTGTGGATGAG TACAGGATCGGGCAACTGTACATGATCAGCAAGCACAGCTGCGAGCAGAGCGAGAGTGGAGAAGGGGTGGAGGTGGTGAGGAACGAGGCCGATACTCACCCCCAGCACGGCCCGGGACAGGTGACGGAGAAAAGAATCTACCTCAGCAG CAAACTGCCAGCCTGGGCAAAGGCGTTTGCCCCGCGGTTCTTCTACGTGACGGAGAAGGCCTGGAATTTCTACCCGTACACCATCACAG AATACTCG TTGTCATTTCTGCCCAAGTTCAGCGTCCGTATTGAGACGCGATTCGAGAACAACAACGGCTCCAACGACAAT ATATTCGGCACGCCGACGCCCGCGGAGCATGTGAGTTTCCTGGATATCCTGAGTGACCCCATACCCGAAAAGCACTACAAAGAGTCCGAG GACCTGTCTCGCTGGCAGTCGCGTAAGACTCAGCGAGGGCCTCTAGAGGAGGGCTGGAGGAAGGACCACCAGCCCATCATGTGCTCCTACAAGAAAGTGCACTGCAGCTTCGAGGTGTACGGCTTGCAGACCAAGACTGAGGATTTCATCCACAAA AACATTCGGGACATCCTCCTGATTGGTCACCGGCAAGCAGTGGCTTGGGTGGACGAATGGCACG GGCTGAGCTTGGAGGAGGTGAGACAGTACGAGAAGATGATGCAGCAGAAGACCAACATCAAAGTCAAACAAAGCACag GAGCTCCGAACTCGTCCGCTCCCGTGTACTCTCGCTCCATGTCGGTGACGGACGAGCGCACCCTGAAGAAGATGGGCGCGTCCGAGCCCTCGGGTGGCTCCGCCGTTCCGCAGGGGCCCGTCCGGCTCAACTCCTCCTCCGAATGA